From Phacochoerus africanus isolate WHEZ1 chromosome 13, ROS_Pafr_v1, whole genome shotgun sequence, a single genomic window includes:
- the ZAR1L gene encoding ZAR1-like protein isoform X2, with protein sequence MNLNQLVVEKEGAVEDGSLYPGYGNTLPLGHPGLAEHKQPDWRQNNGPPAFLARPGLLVPSNAADYCVDPRRRAQLKAILSQMNPNLSLRLCKATTKEVGVQVSPPVDKSVQCSLGPRTLHSRSPWSGPGQQAPGSAWGVYSSVMDRKGVGLLRKDGEHEERKALSGLAEPGQQPPPPPPPPPPSSEEDRREEFQQHDASGEEDASSPEERQDKQAQGGDGAPFRPKPTFQFLEPKYGYFHCKDCKTRWESAYVWCISGTNKVYFKQLCCKCQKSFNPYRVEAIQCQTCSKSRCSCPQKKRHIDLRKPHRQELCGRCKDKRFSCGNIYNFKYIARQGVHLVQDT encoded by the exons ATGAACCTGAACCAACTTGTTGTGGAGAAAGAGGGGGCGGTTGAAGATGGAAG CTTGTACCCGGGCTACGGGAACACGCTGCCTTTGGGTCACCCCGGACTCGCTGAGCACAAACAGCCCGACTGGAGGCAAAACAACGGTCCCCCCGCTTTTCTGGCCAGGCCGGGGCTGCTGGTGCCCTCCAATGCCGCGGACTACTGCGTGGACCCTCGCAGGAGGGCCCAGCTCAAGGCCATTCTCTCCCAGATGAACCCCAACCTGAGCCTGAGGCTGTGCAAGGCCACCACCAAGGAGGTGGGCGTGCAGGTGAGCCCGCCGGTGGACAAGTCCGTGCAGTGCTCGCTGGGGCCTCGCACCTTGCACAGCCGCTCCCCCTGGAGCGGCCCAGGCCAGCAGGCGCCCGGGTCCGCTTGGGGGGTCTATTCGTCGGTGATGGACCGCAAGGGCGTGGGGCTGCTGCGGAAGGATGGCGAACACGAGGAGAGGAAAGCACTTTCGGGTCTTGCGGAGCCTGGccagcagccgccgccgccgccgccaccgccaccaccaagTTCAGAAGAGGACCGGCGGGAGGAGTTCCAGCAGCACGATGCGTCGGGGGAGGAAGATGCCTCGAGTCCGGAGGAACGCCAGGACAAGCAAGCTCAGGGCGGTGACGGTGCTCCGTTCCGGCCGAAACCCACCTTCCAG TTTTTAGAACCAAAATACGGCTATTTTCACTGTAAAGATTGTAAGACCAGATGGGAGAGTGCTTATGTCTGGTGCATTTCTGGAACTAACAAG GTTTATTTCAAACAACTTTGTTGCAAATGCCAAAAGAGTTTTAACCCTTATCGAGTAGAGGCAATCCAGTGCCAG ACCTGTTCCAAATCTCGCTGTTCCTGTCCTCAAAAGAAAAGACACATCGATCTCAGGAAGCCTCATCGGCAGGAACTGTGTGGTCGCTGCAAAGACAAGAGGTTCTCCTGTGGCAATATTTACAACTTTAAATACATCGCACGACAGGGAGTACACTTGGTACAGGACACCTGA
- the ZAR1L gene encoding ZAR1-like protein isoform X3 — translation MNLNQLVVEKEGAVEDGRPGLLVPSNAADYCVDPRRRAQLKAILSQMNPNLSLRLCKATTKEVGVQVSPPVDKSVQCSLGPRTLHSRSPWSGPGQQAPGSAWGVYSSVMDRKGVGLLRKDGEHEERKALSGLAEPGQQPPPPPPPPPPSSEEDRREEFQQHDASGEEDASSPEERQDKQAQGGDGAPFRPKPTFQFLEPKYGYFHCKDCKTRWESAYVWCISGTNKVYFKQLCCKCQKSFNPYRVEAIQCQTCSKSRCSCPQKKRHIDLRKPHRQELCGRCKDKRFSCGNIYNFKYIARQGVHLVQDT, via the exons ATGAACCTGAACCAACTTGTTGTGGAGAAAGAGGGGGCGGTTGAAGATGGAAG GCCGGGGCTGCTGGTGCCCTCCAATGCCGCGGACTACTGCGTGGACCCTCGCAGGAGGGCCCAGCTCAAGGCCATTCTCTCCCAGATGAACCCCAACCTGAGCCTGAGGCTGTGCAAGGCCACCACCAAGGAGGTGGGCGTGCAGGTGAGCCCGCCGGTGGACAAGTCCGTGCAGTGCTCGCTGGGGCCTCGCACCTTGCACAGCCGCTCCCCCTGGAGCGGCCCAGGCCAGCAGGCGCCCGGGTCCGCTTGGGGGGTCTATTCGTCGGTGATGGACCGCAAGGGCGTGGGGCTGCTGCGGAAGGATGGCGAACACGAGGAGAGGAAAGCACTTTCGGGTCTTGCGGAGCCTGGccagcagccgccgccgccgccgccaccgccaccaccaagTTCAGAAGAGGACCGGCGGGAGGAGTTCCAGCAGCACGATGCGTCGGGGGAGGAAGATGCCTCGAGTCCGGAGGAACGCCAGGACAAGCAAGCTCAGGGCGGTGACGGTGCTCCGTTCCGGCCGAAACCCACCTTCCAG TTTTTAGAACCAAAATACGGCTATTTTCACTGTAAAGATTGTAAGACCAGATGGGAGAGTGCTTATGTCTGGTGCATTTCTGGAACTAACAAG GTTTATTTCAAACAACTTTGTTGCAAATGCCAAAAGAGTTTTAACCCTTATCGAGTAGAGGCAATCCAGTGCCAG ACCTGTTCCAAATCTCGCTGTTCCTGTCCTCAAAAGAAAAGACACATCGATCTCAGGAAGCCTCATCGGCAGGAACTGTGTGGTCGCTGCAAAGACAAGAGGTTCTCCTGTGGCAATATTTACAACTTTAAATACATCGCACGACAGGGAGTACACTTGGTACAGGACACCTGA
- the ZAR1L gene encoding ZAR1-like protein isoform X1: MEGKVRTQTNCPGILRCAWAPGGRMERFVRVPYSLYPGYGNTLPLGHPGLAEHKQPDWRQNNGPPAFLARPGLLVPSNAADYCVDPRRRAQLKAILSQMNPNLSLRLCKATTKEVGVQVSPPVDKSVQCSLGPRTLHSRSPWSGPGQQAPGSAWGVYSSVMDRKGVGLLRKDGEHEERKALSGLAEPGQQPPPPPPPPPPSSEEDRREEFQQHDASGEEDASSPEERQDKQAQGGDGAPFRPKPTFQFLEPKYGYFHCKDCKTRWESAYVWCISGTNKVYFKQLCCKCQKSFNPYRVEAIQCQTCSKSRCSCPQKKRHIDLRKPHRQELCGRCKDKRFSCGNIYNFKYIARQGVHLVQDT; the protein is encoded by the exons ATGGAAGGTAAAGTAAGGACACAAACAAACTGCCCCGGGATATTGCGCTGCGCCTGGGCGCCGGGAGGGCGGATGGAGCGTTTTGTGCGTGTTCCCTACAGCTTGTACCCGGGCTACGGGAACACGCTGCCTTTGGGTCACCCCGGACTCGCTGAGCACAAACAGCCCGACTGGAGGCAAAACAACGGTCCCCCCGCTTTTCTGGCCAGGCCGGGGCTGCTGGTGCCCTCCAATGCCGCGGACTACTGCGTGGACCCTCGCAGGAGGGCCCAGCTCAAGGCCATTCTCTCCCAGATGAACCCCAACCTGAGCCTGAGGCTGTGCAAGGCCACCACCAAGGAGGTGGGCGTGCAGGTGAGCCCGCCGGTGGACAAGTCCGTGCAGTGCTCGCTGGGGCCTCGCACCTTGCACAGCCGCTCCCCCTGGAGCGGCCCAGGCCAGCAGGCGCCCGGGTCCGCTTGGGGGGTCTATTCGTCGGTGATGGACCGCAAGGGCGTGGGGCTGCTGCGGAAGGATGGCGAACACGAGGAGAGGAAAGCACTTTCGGGTCTTGCGGAGCCTGGccagcagccgccgccgccgccgccaccgccaccaccaagTTCAGAAGAGGACCGGCGGGAGGAGTTCCAGCAGCACGATGCGTCGGGGGAGGAAGATGCCTCGAGTCCGGAGGAACGCCAGGACAAGCAAGCTCAGGGCGGTGACGGTGCTCCGTTCCGGCCGAAACCCACCTTCCAG TTTTTAGAACCAAAATACGGCTATTTTCACTGTAAAGATTGTAAGACCAGATGGGAGAGTGCTTATGTCTGGTGCATTTCTGGAACTAACAAG GTTTATTTCAAACAACTTTGTTGCAAATGCCAAAAGAGTTTTAACCCTTATCGAGTAGAGGCAATCCAGTGCCAG ACCTGTTCCAAATCTCGCTGTTCCTGTCCTCAAAAGAAAAGACACATCGATCTCAGGAAGCCTCATCGGCAGGAACTGTGTGGTCGCTGCAAAGACAAGAGGTTCTCCTGTGGCAATATTTACAACTTTAAATACATCGCACGACAGGGAGTACACTTGGTACAGGACACCTGA